One genomic segment of Alphaproteobacteria bacterium LSUCC0719 includes these proteins:
- a CDS encoding NAD(P)/FAD-dependent oxidoreductase, translating into MQVHIKQNYDTIVVGGGLVGFGIAYGLARLGLDVVLLDASDTDFKAARGNFGLVWVQGKGSGFAAYADWTMRSSELWSSLSAELQETTGRDLGLEQDGGIHICLSQAEYDDRKAKLDVLRAHQNGRFQYEMLDRQALLDIQPGLGPDVVGGSWCPADGHVNPLYLLRSLHDGFLRHGGTVKSDAEVSDIATGQGLFAASSRKGVFHAPRLVLAAGLGNRRLAPFIGLKQPVQPQKGQILVTQKTDKLIRIPMTLLRQTAEGSIMIGDSKEDVGFDISSSVDVMAQIANRAERTMPVLKQQQIIRSWGALRVMSPDGYPVYDQSPTHPGAFAVTCHSGVTLAAAHAFDLAADIAAGGLSHNLREFTEGRFDVSPD; encoded by the coding sequence ATGCAGGTTCACATAAAACAGAATTACGACACGATTGTTGTTGGCGGCGGCCTTGTGGGCTTTGGCATTGCCTATGGGTTGGCGCGGCTGGGCCTTGATGTCGTGCTGTTGGACGCATCAGACACCGACTTCAAGGCGGCGCGGGGAAATTTTGGACTTGTCTGGGTTCAGGGAAAGGGGTCCGGATTTGCCGCCTATGCCGATTGGACCATGCGGTCATCCGAGCTGTGGTCGTCGCTGTCTGCTGAATTGCAGGAAACAACAGGGCGCGATCTTGGGCTTGAGCAGGACGGCGGCATCCATATCTGCCTTAGCCAGGCGGAATATGATGATCGCAAGGCAAAGCTCGATGTGCTTCGCGCGCATCAGAATGGCCGCTTCCAGTATGAGATGCTCGACCGGCAGGCGCTTCTCGACATCCAGCCCGGTCTTGGCCCGGATGTGGTTGGCGGTTCCTGGTGTCCAGCTGATGGCCATGTCAATCCGCTCTATCTGCTGCGAAGTCTGCATGACGGGTTCCTGCGTCATGGCGGAACGGTGAAGTCGGATGCCGAAGTCAGCGATATCGCTACCGGTCAGGGCCTGTTTGCGGCCAGCAGCAGGAAAGGGGTGTTCCATGCGCCCCGTCTTGTACTTGCGGCCGGCCTTGGCAACCGCAGGCTGGCGCCCTTTATCGGCCTCAAACAGCCTGTCCAACCCCAGAAGGGGCAGATCCTGGTGACCCAGAAGACCGACAAGCTGATCAGAATTCCGATGACCCTGCTCCGTCAGACTGCCGAGGGCAGCATCATGATTGGTGACAGTAAGGAGGATGTGGGGTTTGATATCTCGTCATCGGTCGATGTTATGGCACAGATTGCCAATCGGGCCGAACGGACGATGCCGGTCCTCAAACAACAGCAGATTATCCGCAGTTGGGGCGCGCTGCGGGTGATGTCGCCGGATGGATATCCTGTCTATGACCAGTCACCCACACATCCCGGGGCCTTTGCCGTAACATGTCACAGTGGGGTAACGCTGGCGGCGGCACATGCGTTTGACCTTGCCGCGGATATCGCGGCTGGCGGTCTTTCCCACAATTTGCGTGAATTTACCGAGGGGAGGTTTGATGTTTCGCCGGATTAG
- a CDS encoding NAD(P)/FAD-dependent oxidoreductase — protein sequence MAAQHRQDSTDVVVIGAGIVGVCCALQLAERGLSVTVIDRKPPCEETSFGNAGVISPWSCVPQSMPGLWRKLPKWLLDPQGPVFVRTRHAPFFLPWALKFLAAGRQGRVDGIGDAMMALSRNSPSNYRALLQGTPHLELIRDSVYVFVYKQAQQANLDQLGWRMRKMRDVPVSLIGAGELREREPHISPEYEAAILIHGQGRAMNPSAIGKAIADKARSLGVRFVLTETRAISRKGDGWSAVCETGSYDADNLVLAAGVWSASLLKPFRINLPLEAERGYHLMCRDPGITVNNSIMDVEHMCVASQMASGVRVAGTAEFAGIQAAPDHRRAFVFKAALKSLFPGINLDKAEPWMGRRPTFPDSLPCIGPVEGQARLFAAFGHSHYGLGQAPTTGRIIADCVTGFKSDIDLMPYRPCRFT from the coding sequence ATGGCAGCGCAGCACAGGCAGGACAGCACAGACGTTGTCGTCATCGGTGCCGGCATTGTCGGCGTATGTTGTGCCTTGCAGCTTGCTGAACGCGGGCTTTCGGTCACCGTCATCGACAGGAAGCCACCTTGCGAAGAAACAAGCTTTGGCAATGCCGGTGTCATCTCGCCATGGAGCTGCGTGCCGCAATCCATGCCGGGTCTGTGGCGGAAACTCCCGAAATGGCTACTTGACCCGCAGGGCCCGGTCTTTGTCCGCACGCGCCACGCGCCATTCTTTCTGCCCTGGGCGCTGAAATTCCTGGCTGCCGGCAGACAGGGCAGGGTGGATGGGATCGGCGATGCGATGATGGCGCTCAGCCGCAATTCACCGTCAAATTACCGGGCGCTTTTGCAGGGCACACCGCATCTGGAGCTGATCAGGGACTCGGTCTATGTCTTTGTCTATAAACAGGCACAGCAGGCGAATCTGGACCAGCTTGGATGGCGTATGCGAAAGATGCGCGATGTTCCGGTGAGTCTCATAGGCGCAGGTGAGCTGCGCGAACGTGAACCCCATATCTCGCCGGAATATGAAGCTGCCATTCTCATTCATGGCCAGGGGCGGGCGATGAACCCCTCGGCGATCGGCAAGGCGATTGCCGACAAGGCGCGGTCACTTGGGGTGCGTTTCGTGCTGACGGAAACGCGGGCGATTTCCCGCAAGGGGGATGGCTGGTCCGCGGTCTGCGAGACCGGGAGCTATGACGCCGACAATCTTGTGCTTGCCGCCGGTGTGTGGTCGGCCTCGCTGCTGAAGCCGTTTCGGATCAATTTGCCGCTCGAGGCTGAACGTGGCTATCACCTGATGTGTCGTGACCCCGGGATCACGGTCAACAATTCCATCATGGATGTGGAACATATGTGTGTCGCCAGCCAAATGGCATCAGGGGTTCGCGTTGCCGGAACGGCGGAATTTGCCGGCATTCAGGCGGCGCCGGATCACCGGCGTGCCTTTGTCTTCAAGGCGGCGCTGAAAAGCCTGTTTCCCGGAATCAATCTGGACAAGGCCGAGCCGTGGATGGGACGAAGACCGACATTTCCCGACAGTCTGCCCTGCATTGGTCCAGTTGAAGGCCAGGCCCGCCTGTTTGCGGCATTTGGCCATTCCCATTACGGCTTGGGCCAGGCACCAACCACCGGGCGGATCATTGCCGACTGTGTTACAGGTTTCAAATCCGACATAGATCTTATGCCTTATCGACCATGCAGGTTCACATAA
- a CDS encoding TRAP transporter permease has product MEKFSLERALSLESKYDDSLQTRPIGDWLAKFVLWFSVLFALYHYVTAGIGVPVDYWHMGAHMSGVIILIFISFPAFKRLKRNTDEQTVTGMLSGVPFYDWVFMIVGVAASLYVGITWYGVDLNLFGFSYSIPEQVLRMGVPLPVDVVFGTLLILVLLEAVRRTIGIVVPIIILVFISYAVLGPYIPVQILKHPGLSWSLFVNNMYFPDLGIYGVTLWIVSTVVFHFVLFGVLAQRIGLGQFFVDLATVAAGRYTGGLAKVSVVSSALFGTISGSSIANTVSTGSLTIPNMKKSGYPGHFAGGVESAASAGGQITPPIMGAAAFVLAEFLEIPYSTVVIAAAVPAAMHYIGVMSIVHFKAKKLGLKGLSADQIPQFIEVIKRGWMTAIPLLVLIYVLFSGYSPHMAAFWGITAVLIVGFINPSHRIGLGDLIAGASQGVKYALSVGAVCAAIGIVVGVVNATGLGFRLGFMVTNSALGMGESILPLFSYIPFAEFTLNDITLFISLILIAVTCILMGAGLPTTALYVMLATVAQPALANLGIPPLASHLFVLYYGVISEITPPVCASAYAAAGIAGSNPFKTGLSAFSLGIGKLLVPMVFVYSPAMLIVLDDYFTWQEFLHTVVTCGLGVFLLSASVAGYFLANMNGPSRALFGLAGIFLVAPSWSSTLYAAFFAAPVLVMQIAAYKRQSQSEAVTG; this is encoded by the coding sequence ATGGAAAAGTTCAGTCTGGAGCGGGCGCTCTCCTTGGAGAGTAAATATGATGACTCATTGCAAACACGCCCCATCGGCGACTGGCTCGCGAAATTTGTTCTTTGGTTCAGTGTTCTTTTTGCCCTTTATCACTATGTGACTGCCGGCATTGGTGTGCCGGTGGATTACTGGCATATGGGCGCCCATATGTCGGGCGTCATCATCCTGATTTTCATTTCCTTTCCGGCGTTCAAACGTCTGAAACGCAATACTGATGAACAGACCGTCACCGGGATGCTGTCAGGCGTGCCGTTCTATGACTGGGTGTTCATGATCGTCGGTGTGGCCGCGTCCCTCTATGTCGGGATCACGTGGTATGGCGTTGATCTGAACCTCTTCGGCTTCAGCTATTCCATTCCGGAGCAGGTGCTGCGCATGGGCGTGCCGCTGCCGGTGGATGTTGTGTTTGGCACCTTGTTGATCCTTGTGCTGCTTGAGGCGGTGCGAAGGACCATTGGCATTGTCGTGCCGATCATCATTCTGGTGTTCATCAGCTATGCTGTGCTTGGCCCCTATATTCCGGTGCAGATCCTTAAACATCCAGGGCTGAGCTGGTCGCTGTTCGTCAACAACATGTATTTCCCGGATCTGGGAATCTACGGCGTTACCCTCTGGATCGTCTCGACGGTGGTGTTTCACTTTGTACTGTTCGGCGTGTTGGCGCAGCGCATTGGCCTTGGCCAGTTCTTTGTCGATCTCGCCACCGTGGCTGCCGGTCGGTATACAGGCGGTCTGGCCAAGGTGTCGGTGGTGTCATCGGCGCTGTTTGGCACGATCTCCGGTTCGTCGATTGCCAATACGGTATCGACCGGGTCGCTGACCATTCCAAACATGAAGAAGAGCGGGTATCCCGGCCATTTTGCCGGCGGTGTCGAATCGGCCGCCAGTGCCGGGGGCCAGATCACCCCGCCGATCATGGGGGCGGCTGCATTTGTGTTGGCCGAGTTTCTGGAGATTCCCTACAGCACAGTGGTTATCGCCGCCGCTGTTCCGGCCGCAATGCACTATATCGGCGTTATGTCGATCGTGCATTTCAAGGCCAAGAAGCTTGGCCTGAAGGGGCTGTCGGCTGACCAGATCCCGCAATTCATCGAGGTCATCAAGCGTGGATGGATGACAGCCATTCCGCTGCTGGTCCTGATCTATGTGCTGTTTTCCGGCTATTCACCGCATATGGCAGCGTTCTGGGGCATCACTGCGGTGCTGATTGTGGGCTTCATCAATCCAAGTCATCGCATTGGTCTTGGCGACCTGATCGCCGGTGCCTCGCAGGGTGTGAAATATGCGCTGTCCGTCGGGGCCGTCTGTGCGGCGATTGGAATTGTCGTTGGCGTGGTGAACGCCACCGGTCTTGGATTCAGGCTCGGCTTCATGGTCACCAACAGCGCGCTTGGCATGGGTGAATCCATCCTGCCGCTGTTTTCCTACATCCCGTTTGCTGAATTCACGCTGAATGATATCACGCTCTTCATTTCGCTCATTCTCATCGCGGTGACCTGTATCCTGATGGGGGCCGGTCTTCCGACAACGGCCCTGTATGTGATGCTGGCCACGGTCGCGCAGCCGGCGCTGGCTAATCTCGGCATTCCGCCGCTCGCATCGCATCTGTTCGTGCTGTATTACGGGGTGATTTCCGAGATTACGCCGCCGGTCTGTGCCTCTGCATATGCCGCTGCGGGCATTGCAGGTTCGAACCCGTTCAAAACAGGCCTCTCGGCCTTTTCCCTTGGCATTGGCAAGCTTCTTGTGCCGATGGTGTTCGTCTATTCACCGGCCATGCTCATCGTTCTGGATGATTATTTCACCTGGCAGGAATTCCTGCACACTGTGGTCACCTGTGGTCTTGGTGTCTTCCTTCTGTCGGCGTCGGTTGCCGGGTATTTCCTGGCCAATATGAACGGTCCGAGCCGGGCTTTGTTCGGTCTTGCCGGGATCTTCCTTGTCGCGCCGTCCTGGAGTTCGACCCTGTATGCGGCGTTTTTCGCCGCACCGGTGCTGGTGATGCAGATCGCGGCATATAAGCGTCAATCCCAGTCCGAAGCGGTCACCGGGTAA
- a CDS encoding TAXI family TRAP transporter solute-binding subunit, protein MKKWVKLVATLLTASFAFAGVASAQEMRFFKIGTGGTGGTYYPIGGLIANAISNPPGSRPCDKGGSCGVPGLVAIAVSTTASVFNANAIQAGSLDAGLAGAQTVVQSYNGEGKFVDNKKDKIRVIANLYPESMHLVLKKGTKLNSLKDLNGMKVGVAAAGSGTQVSVRMILKHYDIKADEYELNVGQSAQRLADGQIDAFFYAAGTPLSALIQLGSTKGFDLYSFSAAEQKAINEIIPYYVEDVIQSGVYENIGYDVNTVAVNGQLITSIDQPEDLIYDITKALWNDNTRKLLDKGHPKGKAIQPSTALKGVLIPLHPGAERFYKEAGLM, encoded by the coding sequence ATGAAAAAATGGGTTAAATTGGTCGCGACCCTGCTTACGGCAAGTTTTGCCTTTGCGGGTGTGGCGTCAGCACAAGAAATGCGGTTCTTCAAAATCGGAACCGGCGGCACCGGCGGCACCTATTACCCGATCGGTGGTCTGATCGCGAACGCGATTTCCAATCCTCCGGGTTCCCGCCCGTGCGACAAGGGCGGCAGCTGTGGCGTGCCTGGCCTCGTGGCCATCGCGGTATCGACAACAGCATCCGTTTTCAACGCGAACGCCATTCAGGCAGGTTCGCTTGATGCCGGTCTTGCCGGCGCGCAGACCGTTGTCCAAAGCTATAATGGCGAAGGCAAATTCGTTGATAACAAAAAGGACAAGATCCGCGTTATTGCAAACCTGTATCCGGAAAGCATGCACCTTGTGCTGAAAAAGGGTACCAAGCTGAACAGCCTGAAAGACCTGAACGGCATGAAGGTTGGCGTGGCTGCGGCCGGGTCTGGAACCCAGGTTTCCGTGCGGATGATCCTGAAGCATTATGACATCAAGGCAGATGAGTATGAGCTGAATGTCGGTCAGAGCGCGCAGCGTCTTGCCGACGGCCAGATCGATGCCTTCTTCTACGCTGCCGGCACACCGCTGTCGGCGCTGATCCAGCTTGGTTCGACAAAGGGCTTTGATCTCTACAGCTTCTCTGCTGCCGAGCAGAAGGCAATCAACGAGATCATTCCTTACTATGTCGAGGATGTCATCCAGTCGGGTGTCTATGAAAATATCGGCTATGACGTTAACACCGTTGCTGTGAACGGCCAGCTCATCACCTCGATCGATCAGCCTGAAGATCTGATCTACGACATCACCAAGGCATTGTGGAACGACAATACCCGCAAGCTGCTGGACAAGGGTCACCCGAAAGGCAAGGCCATCCAGCCTTCGACCGCTCTGAAGGGCGTTCTCATCCCGCTGCATCCGGGTGCAGAGCGCTTCTACAAAGAAGCAGGCTTGATGTAA
- a CDS encoding D-cysteine desulfhydrase family protein — translation MHPKIDILSGPTALEPARALSDRLDIDLHIKRDDLAGPSFGGNKSRQLEYYFGEAASQNADTILITGAVQSNFTRTAVAVARSRGMRAIVQFEDRVRTTSELYRKSGNVLLSRLMGADIEFYPDGEDEAGADAALDHRAGQLRASGRRPYIIHLSETHPPLGALGYVDAAAEILQQKADFDVFVVASGSGATHAGLLAGLRGGGSRALVIGSCVRRTADLQGPRIERVMKRLAALYSPAGEVTSDDISVWDGALAPGYGKLGKTSFEAMRMMATTEGLFLDPVYTAKSFSAVPALVESGHIPKGSRVCFVHTGGLAALYAYEDQISPMLDQFAE, via the coding sequence GTGCATCCCAAGATTGACATCCTGTCCGGGCCCACCGCGCTGGAGCCGGCGCGCGCGCTTTCAGACAGGCTTGATATAGACCTTCACATCAAGCGGGATGATCTGGCCGGGCCGTCTTTCGGCGGCAACAAGTCACGACAGCTTGAATATTATTTCGGTGAAGCGGCGTCACAGAATGCCGACACAATTCTGATTACCGGCGCGGTGCAGTCGAATTTCACACGCACTGCTGTTGCTGTTGCGCGGTCGCGTGGCATGCGGGCCATTGTGCAATTCGAAGATCGGGTAAGGACCACGTCGGAGCTGTACAGGAAATCTGGAAATGTCCTGCTGTCTCGGCTCATGGGCGCGGATATCGAATTCTATCCGGATGGCGAGGATGAGGCTGGAGCCGACGCGGCGCTCGACCACAGGGCCGGGCAACTCCGTGCCTCGGGTCGGCGGCCCTACATCATTCATCTTTCCGAGACGCACCCGCCTCTTGGCGCGCTGGGCTATGTCGATGCGGCTGCTGAAATTCTTCAACAGAAGGCCGATTTCGATGTGTTTGTGGTGGCATCGGGAAGCGGTGCCACCCATGCCGGTTTGCTGGCTGGACTGCGCGGTGGCGGGTCCCGGGCGCTTGTCATCGGCAGCTGTGTAAGGCGGACGGCTGATCTGCAGGGACCACGCATCGAACGGGTGATGAAACGGCTGGCTGCGCTCTATTCCCCGGCAGGTGAGGTGACGTCAGACGACATATCGGTCTGGGACGGCGCTCTTGCTCCGGGCTATGGCAAGCTTGGCAAGACCAGCTTTGAGGCCATGCGGATGATGGCCACCACTGAAGGCCTGTTTCTTGACCCGGTCTATACAGCAAAGAGTTTTTCAGCCGTGCCGGCGCTTGTAGAGTCCGGTCACATTCCAAAGGGCAGCCGGGTATGTTTTGTGCATACTGGCGGCCTTGCCGCGCTGTATGCGTATGAGGATCAGATTTCCCCGATGCTTGACCAATTCGCCGAATAG
- a CDS encoding caspase family protein, with amino-acid sequence MSSIARMWGYAIAFSMMGLLALTVATASANSLSQNGSTLINPDSKSDEAVCKFAMVLPVWRTEVLRRGITCDGDGNLLSRSTAKPATTPAVTPAATPKTVPEAVAEATPKTVPEAVPEAAETPPVIAASPSRSDDPVATGGTTDKAPPPAVAARQPAAEASPTMALAQQLDDMALCRLATDKKGGLRQSAAFSAFVDEARSRQLTCAIAGTLTAAKPAEPAAAETDLATNAQDQIAPTQPPTATAAVTPPIPAPTPAPEPTIPEITIVSATSVGPQGTVSGQVTDSAGIAELRIDGRLVPLAGNGSFSAQTYVPTGGVTVRIVAVNMRGTSKSLDVQLDRVAAPVSTAIAFDRLNPLGQMAARNKDALALIIGVETYTETPVKAAYANSDASVFADYAAHKLGIPSNRIKTLVDDVADEKGILLTVQDWLYRANRPGKSDIYVFFAGHGLASEDGKDMYLLPHDGSPRLLDRTALLRKELFADIAAANPRSVTVFLDTCYSGTTRGTESLIASRPIAIRAREQAIPDGFTVMTAAGGEQTAKPLEEVKHGMFSYFLMKGMEGGADANNDRQITAGELHAYVQQNVIQQSSGSQTPELQGDADRVLVRFE; translated from the coding sequence TTGTCCAGCATCGCCCGGATGTGGGGATATGCCATTGCGTTTTCAATGATGGGCCTGCTTGCCCTCACGGTCGCAACGGCCAGTGCCAATTCATTGTCGCAGAACGGGTCAACGCTGATCAATCCAGATTCGAAGTCTGATGAGGCGGTGTGTAAATTCGCCATGGTCCTGCCGGTGTGGCGCACCGAGGTCTTGCGGCGCGGCATCACCTGCGACGGTGACGGCAACCTGCTGTCACGCTCGACAGCCAAGCCAGCCACTACGCCGGCCGTAACACCGGCCGCCACGCCGAAAACAGTCCCCGAGGCAGTTGCCGAGGCAACCCCAAAGACAGTTCCAGAGGCAGTTCCAGAGGCAGCTGAAACACCGCCGGTCATCGCGGCATCTCCATCCAGGTCGGATGACCCGGTCGCGACTGGCGGAACAACGGACAAGGCACCGCCGCCGGCAGTGGCTGCGCGCCAGCCCGCCGCAGAGGCCAGCCCGACCATGGCATTGGCGCAGCAGCTTGATGATATGGCGCTGTGCCGGTTGGCGACCGACAAAAAGGGCGGCTTGCGCCAGAGCGCAGCCTTTTCCGCCTTTGTTGATGAAGCCAGGTCACGTCAGTTGACTTGTGCCATTGCGGGAACCCTGACAGCGGCGAAACCTGCAGAACCTGCAGCCGCCGAAACCGATCTGGCAACCAATGCGCAGGATCAGATCGCCCCGACGCAACCCCCAACGGCAACAGCAGCAGTAACGCCACCAATACCGGCACCAACACCGGCACCTGAACCCACGATACCCGAAATTACCATCGTCAGCGCCACCTCTGTCGGCCCGCAGGGCACGGTCAGCGGGCAGGTTACCGACAGCGCCGGCATCGCCGAACTGCGGATCGATGGTCGTCTGGTGCCCCTTGCGGGTAATGGCAGCTTCAGCGCGCAGACCTATGTGCCGACAGGTGGGGTGACCGTCCGTATTGTGGCGGTAAACATGCGCGGCACGTCAAAAAGCCTCGATGTCCAGCTGGACCGTGTTGCCGCGCCCGTATCAACGGCCATTGCCTTTGACAGGCTGAACCCGCTTGGTCAGATGGCAGCCCGGAACAAGGACGCGCTGGCGCTGATCATCGGGGTGGAAACCTACACCGAAACACCGGTCAAGGCCGCCTATGCCAACAGTGATGCCAGCGTGTTTGCCGATTATGCGGCGCACAAGCTTGGCATTCCAAGCAATCGCATCAAGACACTGGTCGATGATGTGGCAGACGAAAAGGGTATCCTGCTCACCGTCCAGGACTGGCTGTATCGCGCCAACCGTCCCGGTAAGTCCGACATCTATGTATTTTTTGCCGGACATGGGCTGGCGAGCGAAGACGGCAAGGACATGTATCTGCTTCCGCATGACGGCTCGCCGCGGCTGCTTGATCGCACCGCGCTGCTGCGCAAGGAACTGTTTGCTGATATTGCCGCCGCCAATCCGCGCTCGGTAACGGTATTTCTCGACACCTGCTATTCCGGCACGACACGGGGCACTGAAAGCCTGATTGCCAGCCGCCCGATCGCCATCCGGGCAAGGGAACAGGCCATTCCAGACGGCTTTACCGTCATGACCGCCGCCGGCGGCGAACAGACGGCCAAGCCACTGGAAGAAGTCAAGCACGGCATGTTCAGCTATTTCCTGATGAAGGGAATGGAAGGCGGCGCCGATGCCAACAATGACCGGCAGATCACCGCCGGCGAGCTTCACGCCTATGTTCAGCAGAACGTCATCCAGCAATCATCGGGAAGCCAGACGCCGGAATTGCAGGGAGATGCCGACCGTGTGTTGGTGAGGTTCGAATAG
- a CDS encoding lytic transglycosylase domain-containing protein — protein MISLLLRYLLVSALLVTGAFGLTLSAQAASPSQSLHTKDSLMRLVVQEARKTANVTPSVALAVAKIESGFRPHVVSSAGAIGVMQIMPKTGRDVFGLSRTELFDPAINIKAGVTFLDQLITRYDGRIDLALSHYNGGSRVTAGPEPKIIPVTRGYVIKVLAAAQAYEAGWAGVISDRDGAGRAVASANNPSMPAETPFKAKTHIKAPYRQSTGTVPAATAAWQQHLKEADFWFAAARATLAADPPSPPALTGGTGPAEQLVTSMQGNRTAFRHWLKANQ, from the coding sequence ATGATTTCACTGTTACTGAGATATCTGCTGGTTTCGGCCCTGCTCGTCACAGGGGCATTTGGACTGACGCTGTCTGCACAGGCAGCATCACCTTCACAATCGCTGCACACAAAGGACAGCCTGATGCGGCTTGTCGTGCAGGAGGCCCGAAAGACAGCCAATGTCACACCAAGCGTGGCGCTGGCCGTTGCGAAGATTGAATCCGGCTTCCGGCCCCACGTCGTCAGCTCTGCCGGGGCCATCGGCGTCATGCAGATCATGCCGAAGACGGGGCGTGATGTATTCGGGCTGAGCCGCACAGAGCTTTTTGACCCGGCAATCAACATCAAGGCCGGCGTGACCTTCCTTGACCAGCTTATCACACGCTATGACGGCAGGATTGATCTGGCCCTGTCGCATTATAATGGCGGCTCGCGGGTCACCGCCGGTCCGGAGCCGAAAATCATCCCGGTTACCAGAGGCTATGTCATCAAGGTTCTTGCCGCCGCGCAGGCCTATGAAGCTGGCTGGGCCGGCGTGATCAGTGACCGGGACGGTGCCGGCAGGGCAGTTGCGTCCGCAAACAATCCATCAATGCCAGCCGAAACCCCTTTCAAGGCCAAGACCCATATCAAGGCCCCATATCGGCAATCGACAGGCACAGTGCCGGCGGCGACAGCCGCATGGCAGCAGCATCTGAAGGAAGCGGATTTCTGGTTTGCCGCGGCCCGGGCAACGCTTGCCGCCGATCCACCCTCGCCGCCTGCGCTGACCGGCGGTACCGGACCGGCCGAACAGCTTGTCACCAGCATGCAGGGAAATCGCACCGCCTTTCGTCACTGGTTGAAAGCAAACCAATGA